The Vibrio tubiashii DNA window ATCTCCACTAACTGTAAAACCATTATGACAGTAAAAGCCCATCGCATTAATCGAAGAGCGCAGCGATACCTCTTTAGATTCAGTTGAAGCCAGCAAATGATTGAGCATATCTCGGCCCAAACCTGAGCCTTGTGCTTGCTTGGAGACAAACAGGTGAGTCAGATAGTTTCCATCACGTAAAGCGGCGAAACCGAGCAACTGGTCATCGTATACAGCTTTAATCGCTAAGAAGTTTTCACCACCAAACACGGTATGTAAATCGGGAATGACTCGTTCGATAAACTGTTTTTTACCTTGTTCGCTAAACAAAGGAAGAATGTCTATAGTCGACACTTCTGAAACAAGGCTTAACACCTTATCTAAGTCATCAATTGATGCTTTCTGAATATCCATATTCTTTCCAAGTAAATTAAGCCAACCAACATACACACTAAACCTGCTTCATCGAAAAATTACAGCGCAGTCTAATTCTGCTCTAAACGCTTTGTGATACTGGTGCGCTAAAGGTACAATCGCACGCTAGCCAATATGGACACGCAATGATGCTATTTAACAACGATATCGACGAAATGATCAGCTATTTAGAACGTTTCTGCAAAGAACCGCATATAAAAGCACTTGATGACGTTTCTGATGAGCAGATCAACTTGCTGCTCGACTTCTTAGCATTGGCCCACAAGTTGAAATGTGATGTTTACGCGACGAGAAACCTAAGCTGTTCACACTTTATCGGTCTTGGCACATTCGCTTTAACACAAGATCGAACACCTCAAGGAAACCTGTTTCTGAAAGTTGAGCAAAACCAGATCTACCTGACATTCGAACTCGATAACTGCAATGAAGATAACCTGTTAACACCGATTCGAGTGATTGACGCCCTAACCTATCTTGCTGAAAACACGGGCCACGCACTGCTACCAGAAGATTATTGCGAATGAAGAAACCGAACGCCCTGCTAAACAGCTAGCAACACTTAGCTAATACCGTAAACTCTATACCACCGAACAACCACAAGTGCCGAGTATTAGAAGTCCGATTTACTGAAAATCGTTATAATCCTATTTTCGAATATACGGCTGTGCTACTTAACTGGCCTGACGGCAGCTTTCGATCATTGCGCAATATGCCCTCAAAAATATACCCACATCGCTCTGCAACTGCTCGACTCCTAACATTTTCCTCTGCCGCCTTAATTTCAATTCTATTGGCTTTGAGTTCTAAAAATGCGTAATTCTCTAGTGCTTTAACCGCTTCCACCATAAAACCATGCCCCACACACGAGCTACGTAACCAATACCCAATTTCAAAATAAGGGACGTCTTTATCTCGAATGATTAGACCAATTGCACCTACAAAGTTGTTGGTATTTTTATCTAAGAGTGAATAACGCAGTTCACCTTCAAAATTTTCAAAGTTACTAATTGCTTGCTTTGTATTCTCTATTGATTCCGATTCAGTCAATGCATATTTAACCCAAGGTAAATACTCTCCGAGTTCATTTTGACTTTCTACTATTGCTTCTAGCATTAAAGGCTGAAGCTCCATTGAAGGAGGAACTAACCTTAATCTCTCCGTTTCCATATATACCTACATCCGATATAAGCTTAAACACCGTATTAAGGTGCACAACACTAACACGTAATATAACCATACTAACAACGTCTTAAACACAAAACTCAACGATGGAACGAGAAACGCCGCGCGTTACCAATTACTCTTAAACAGTTTGTTGTGTGAATTTTTCTACGCGCCTAAAAGAGGTAAATGTTTTCTCTGCTGATAGGTTAAAGCTAACTCTAAACATGACTTAATTGCTGCTTCTGGTATCGGCTTCGCTAAAGATAGAACTATCGCTCTGTTTCCCTGAAACACCAGCTCTTCACCGTACAATTCCCTGAATGTATAGATGAGCTTAGTCTGGCAATTAAAGAACACGTAATAATTGTTGGGAGATTTGAGCTTCCAGTCCATTCTTAGCGGACTGCCTGTTTTTACACTGTAGCTTGGTTCACCCCACTTAAGAGTTTCATCGACTTCACCAAGTTCCAACTCAGAAGCAATTTTAAAGACTAGATTTCGTAGCTCCGTTAACCTAACACGAGCATTCTCAGGGTATTCATAAAAGCGCTCTTTGACTGCATTATTCATTGGAACCTCCTAATCACATATCGCCCAATTAAGTTGTGAGCAACGCTGCCACATGACCTAAAGACTTCACCGTAATCACTTAAGCTCAACTTAAACCAAAACCATCACGCGTTGATAGCCCCTCTTGAGCAGTTTGTTATAAGCATTTTTCACCCAACATAACATCGGTAATATACTGCTCATGGCTGCTGAGATATTTGATGTCTGACAGGTAAGCCAAATGATGCCCATTTTTAATGTTTTCGATGAAAGCCTTATTACCGTTATTTGCTTCGTTGTGCATATGGTCTACCAAAGCTTGAACTCGGTCTGTCATTGCTTTCACTAAATCCTGACGATCGTTTTCTAGCAAACCATAAGCATCGCAAAACTGCTTGGCGCGCATAGACTGAGATTTTAAGTCACCCATTGCATCATATTCATGTGTTTTGAATGGAGCCCAGGTGTACACCGCATAAGCAATATCCCAAACTCTCGGTGCTGGATGTGCGGTATCAAAGTCAATAATGCCCACAGTTTCTGAGCCAATAAGCGAAACATTATAGGGCGCATAATCTCCGTGACAGATAACCTCTATAGGCTCTCGACTGGGAAGCATCCACTTTAGAGATTCGTTCGAATGTTTTGATAAAAACGAACTAGATGCATCATGGTAAAACCGAAGAAGTCTAGCAGCAGATGACAGCGCTTCATTCGTAGCAATATTACCTTTCAGCGGATAATTGAAAACATCTCCTTCGACATAAGACAAAATTTCATTACCATTATCATCGAAGCCATAAGGCTTAGGTGCTGCATTAAAGCCACTTTCGGCAATATGTGACAACAAACGATGTACAGTTGAAGTCCACTTACCACGTGGTCGATAAATTTTATTTTCAGAACGGAAAATCTGACCTTCGCGCCCACCTTGAAGTTCTTGCATTAATATCCTTATGTGTAATTTTGGTTGTGCTTATAACGCCTGCTTAAGCGGCTGCCAATGCACTAAACCCAAACAGGCCACCGTAATCACCAAACTCAAACCGAACTAAAAATGCCATAGGTTGACAGTCTGACCTCAAGCACTTGTTAGCATTCGGTATCGAGCTACGTCAAAGCCGTACATCACTTGCCTATCAACAAACTCAAAACCAAACTGTTCATAAAAATTCCGCAGACGCTCCCTACCACCATGACAGTCACACCGTAGCCATTCACAGTTCAGTTTTTCTGCGAGCGACCGGATTTCAGATAGAGCTAATGAACCCAGTCCCTTAGAGCTAGAAGAATTGGTAATTGCTAGCTTGTGAAAGAACATGCTATTTGAATCTGTTGGCAAATCTTTCCAAAAGTCATCGAGCCCAAAGGATATAAACACACACCCTACAAACACACCATTATGTTGAAAAAAATACAAACCATCTAAAGAGTATGACTTTTTGAGTGAAGATACCTGTACTTGCTCGTTAGTCCACAATGGTACATTACGAGCGTTACAACGTTCGACAACTTCAAGTAAAATGTTCGAGGCTAACTCCCAGTGAGCTTCTTCTGAAGCTTTGCACAATTCCATTTGTCCTCCATGTAGAATGCTAGCAGCTCTTAGCCAGAACAATTCTGCAATTGCTGATATCAAACTGCAACCATATCTCAAATATCTGAAAACTAACAGTTGCTTAGCTTGAGCGTTGTGAATTCTTATCCGCAAAATCAAGAATATCTCTATACATCCTGCCTTACTTTGCCAAACTAAAAATTATGTATAAATAAACAGGTGTTCATTATGAACAAATCGCCGTTCTTGGCGTACATTCGTGACTTTATGCTGGGTAGAAATTACGCCCTTCGCACCGTTAAAGCATATGTTTACCAATATATAATCTTTCATGGTAAACAACACCCAAAAGAACTGGGCACTAGAACGCATCTCGCATGCACTCTATAAATATTTTCATCGCGGGTGTGACACATTTACCGGCATGGTAGCCGCATAAAGGCTTAATCATTTGAGCAGATTGAGTAAATTCAAGCTCTTGTAAACTCCCCTCTTTCAGCTCCTTTTCAACGGTAAAGCGTGGAAGGTAAGATATACCAATATTACTCTCAACGCAGTTCTTAATGGTGTTGATGCTGCTTAGCTCGATCATGTTGTCGATTGTTATGCTTCGCTCTTGAATAACACTTTCGAACGTATGACGAAACAGACACATAGAACCATTACTGATAAATCCGAGATCAATATGTTGTTCCCGTTGCTGGAAATCGATTTCTTGAAGAAGCGTGGAGCCGACCAAAACCAAGGGCTCATCGTCAAACTCATGTAATTCAAGGGCGTCGTCATTACCTACGCTATAGAAAATACCTAAATCTGCTTTGTCAGCAATCAGTGCATCTCGAATGTTATAACAGTTCTGTGACTTCAAAGAGAGCCGAACTTTAGGTGCTTTGATTCTAAACGCTTTCAGTATATCAGCCATTTTATAGGCTAGAAGAGTTTCAGCGACCAGTACTCTTAACTCTCCACTTGGTTCTGAGTTCTCATGCCGTGCCGTTTTCTCAATGTTTTCCATTACCCTTATCAGTTCATTCACGTAAGGAAGAACATTCTTTCCCGCTTGAGTGAGTACCATTCTGCGGCCAATTTTCTCAAACAACTGCAAGGAGAGATCTTGTTCTA harbors:
- a CDS encoding GNAT family N-acetyltransferase; translated protein: MDIQKASIDDLDKVLSLVSEVSTIDILPLFSEQGKKQFIERVIPDLHTVFGGENFLAIKAVYDDQLLGFAALRDGNYLTHLFVSKQAQGSGLGRDMLNHLLASTESKEVSLRSSINAMGFYCHNGFTVSGDEGEVNGIRFVPMSLIRT
- a CDS encoding GNAT family N-acetyltransferase encodes the protein METERLRLVPPSMELQPLMLEAIVESQNELGEYLPWVKYALTESESIENTKQAISNFENFEGELRYSLLDKNTNNFVGAIGLIIRDKDVPYFEIGYWLRSSCVGHGFMVEAVKALENYAFLELKANRIEIKAAEENVRSRAVAERCGYIFEGILRNDRKLPSGQLSSTAVYSKIGL
- a CDS encoding DUF1801 domain-containing protein, whose product is MNNAVKERFYEYPENARVRLTELRNLVFKIASELELGEVDETLKWGEPSYSVKTGSPLRMDWKLKSPNNYYVFFNCQTKLIYTFRELYGEELVFQGNRAIVLSLAKPIPEAAIKSCLELALTYQQRKHLPLLGA
- a CDS encoding phosphotransferase, whose product is MQELQGGREGQIFRSENKIYRPRGKWTSTVHRLLSHIAESGFNAAPKPYGFDDNGNEILSYVEGDVFNYPLKGNIATNEALSSAARLLRFYHDASSSFLSKHSNESLKWMLPSREPIEVICHGDYAPYNVSLIGSETVGIIDFDTAHPAPRVWDIAYAVYTWAPFKTHEYDAMGDLKSQSMRAKQFCDAYGLLENDRQDLVKAMTDRVQALVDHMHNEANNGNKAFIENIKNGHHLAYLSDIKYLSSHEQYITDVMLGEKCL
- a CDS encoding GNAT family N-acetyltransferase; the protein is MELCKASEEAHWELASNILLEVVERCNARNVPLWTNEQVQVSSLKKSYSLDGLYFFQHNGVFVGCVFISFGLDDFWKDLPTDSNSMFFHKLAITNSSSSKGLGSLALSEIRSLAEKLNCEWLRCDCHGGRERLRNFYEQFGFEFVDRQVMYGFDVARYRMLTSA
- a CDS encoding LysR family transcriptional regulator gives rise to the protein MNLKRFITLKTIVEEGSFLKASQKLYCTQSTVTFQIKQLEQDLSLQLFEKIGRRMVLTQAGKNVLPYVNELIRVMENIEKTARHENSEPSGELRVLVAETLLAYKMADILKAFRIKAPKVRLSLKSQNCYNIRDALIADKADLGIFYSVGNDDALELHEFDDEPLVLVGSTLLQEIDFQQREQHIDLGFISNGSMCLFRHTFESVIQERSITIDNMIELSSINTIKNCVESNIGISYLPRFTVEKELKEGSLQELEFTQSAQMIKPLCGYHAGKCVTPAMKIFIECMRDAF